The Corallococcus exiguus genome has a window encoding:
- a CDS encoding HAMP domain-containing protein, translating into MTTTTAQAPTTKRRWRNFLLDAPFQLRLTAYIVGVTLVMAALLGIFLVRAANSLLHETATAVDARSAAAEVSRELSGATLSNELMAHMNDPAFEKQFREQAQAIDAKYDAERAAIVTQRAELERHQQLTWWVLGGCLVSFIAVVALATIVVTHRMVGPLFRIKRMMREVAEGHLNPPQHGLREGDELQDVFEVARDMTQRLRAQQTEDARALSEALAQAKTSGATGPWVDELTALETRYRERLAR; encoded by the coding sequence ATGACGACGACCACGGCCCAGGCCCCGACGACGAAGCGCCGCTGGCGCAACTTCCTGCTCGACGCGCCCTTCCAGCTGAGGCTCACCGCGTACATCGTCGGTGTGACGCTGGTGATGGCGGCGCTCCTGGGCATCTTCCTGGTGCGCGCGGCGAACTCGCTGTTGCACGAGACGGCGACGGCGGTGGACGCCCGCTCGGCTGCGGCGGAGGTGAGCCGCGAGTTGTCCGGAGCCACGCTCTCCAACGAGCTGATGGCCCACATGAACGACCCGGCGTTCGAGAAGCAGTTCCGCGAGCAGGCGCAGGCCATCGACGCCAAGTACGACGCGGAGCGCGCGGCCATTGTCACGCAGCGCGCGGAGCTGGAGCGCCATCAGCAGCTGACGTGGTGGGTGCTGGGCGGCTGCCTGGTGTCGTTCATCGCGGTGGTGGCGCTGGCGACCATCGTGGTGACGCACCGGATGGTGGGCCCGCTCTTCCGCATCAAGCGCATGATGCGCGAAGTGGCGGAAGGCCACCTGAACCCGCCGCAGCACGGCCTGCGCGAAGGCGACGAGCTGCAGGATGTCTTCGAGGTCGCGCGGGACATGACCCAGCGGCTGCGCGCGCAGCAGACCGAGGACGCGCGCGCACTGTCGGAGGCCCTGGCGCAGGCGAAGACGAGCGGCGCCACGGGCCCCTGGGTGGACGAACTGACCGCCCTGGAGACGCGCTACCGCGAGCGGCTGGCGCGGTAG
- a CDS encoding HEAT repeat domain-containing protein — protein MRLPTALLLFIIFLLPCAALAQGDTRITFLGRQLEKGRDPRARSQAALVLGATEDPEAVTPLCGGLKDPSELVRAAVAKGLGALLEPKGLDCLQAVQGEADATVQAAVAESIKVIKAFQSRRPRFYLSLDALKDKTGSVPAELVKVTQERLRSKLVRRGAQMAPEKESKAAAKGALKKLGVHGYRITAEIQATDSGGLRLQLLCMTYPEQSLMGQVEVNAAGAPPADLLKALIPRAIEEAAATFEWSSET, from the coding sequence ATGCGGCTGCCGACAGCACTCCTGCTCTTCATCATCTTCCTGCTGCCGTGCGCTGCGCTGGCGCAGGGAGACACGCGCATCACCTTCCTGGGCCGTCAGTTGGAGAAGGGAAGGGATCCGCGTGCGCGCTCACAGGCCGCGCTGGTGTTGGGCGCCACCGAGGATCCCGAAGCGGTGACACCGCTGTGCGGCGGCCTCAAGGACCCGAGCGAGCTGGTGCGCGCGGCGGTGGCCAAGGGATTGGGCGCGCTCTTGGAGCCGAAGGGGCTCGACTGCCTCCAGGCGGTGCAGGGGGAGGCGGACGCCACGGTGCAGGCGGCGGTGGCGGAGTCCATCAAGGTCATCAAGGCGTTCCAGTCGCGCCGGCCGCGCTTCTACCTGTCGCTGGACGCGCTGAAGGACAAGACGGGCAGCGTGCCCGCGGAGCTCGTGAAGGTGACGCAGGAGCGGCTTCGTTCCAAGCTGGTGCGCCGGGGCGCGCAGATGGCGCCGGAGAAGGAGTCGAAGGCCGCGGCGAAGGGCGCGCTCAAGAAGCTGGGCGTGCACGGCTACCGCATCACGGCGGAGATCCAGGCGACGGACAGTGGAGGCCTGCGCCTGCAGCTTCTGTGCATGACGTACCCGGAGCAGTCCCTGATGGGACAGGTGGAAGTGAACGCCGCGGGGGCTCCGCCCGCGGACCTGTTGAAGGCCCTGATCCCCCGAGCCATCGAGGAAGCCGCCGCGACCTTCGAGTGGAGCAGCGAGACATGA
- a CDS encoding S53 family peptidase — protein sequence MKRGYILTGVLLLAGWMGGCRDSDRLTSVGKPRPPGPTPVESTPTLPDSENSQPPPGRPPPEPEVVDPPPPDPEAEVLDPTPIPTTDGVPGPLPGVYTDQGEAPVTDLIRGLVSFPIRDPSALEERIADIYKPGGSRFRQYMTPAEWMAKHAPLEKDVTVVTDWLKSEGMQVPYVATNRLLVQFVGTVGQFNKAFGVTLRVLERKSPQGGNDPHDVYGLVETIKAPTFVQQRIHAVVALDLPAETGTLPGEFGQPSTEPPNPVSRGLTPQQVARAYNVDSIYQQGHQGQGMKLGVVIGASFRWKDVRAFWKMWGIEREDPKVIQTMEPPVTRYREGTLDVEWAAAMAPKAEVLVYMGPDARNTSMLYTYNEAIGRGEVSVITTSFAHREDSEPKAVHEAYSHASTMAAALGITVAAASGDSAGVDVPGNSPYVTAVGGTQLKMNGMTVTGETAWYYSGSGITRTFATPEWQKGLVPMPAKRAVVDVALNADTGYWYTWLGVTTPNTGTSFSSPIFAGIMTVVNGARADAAKPRVGWLNSQLYTLPAVQQTFRDITVGVTDRQYEAGPGWDIPTGWGAPDAEGLLRTLP from the coding sequence ATGAAGCGCGGATACATCCTGACGGGTGTTCTTCTGCTGGCGGGGTGGATGGGTGGCTGCCGTGACTCGGACCGCCTGACGTCCGTGGGCAAGCCGCGGCCTCCCGGGCCGACGCCGGTGGAATCCACGCCCACCCTTCCCGACTCCGAAAACTCACAGCCCCCGCCCGGCAGACCGCCGCCGGAGCCGGAGGTGGTGGACCCGCCGCCGCCCGACCCGGAGGCGGAGGTGTTGGACCCCACGCCCATCCCGACGACGGACGGCGTCCCGGGCCCCCTGCCGGGCGTCTACACGGACCAGGGCGAGGCGCCGGTGACGGACCTCATCCGCGGGCTCGTGTCCTTCCCCATCCGCGACCCGTCCGCGCTCGAGGAGCGCATCGCGGACATCTACAAGCCAGGCGGATCCCGCTTCCGTCAGTACATGACGCCCGCCGAGTGGATGGCGAAGCACGCTCCGTTGGAGAAGGACGTCACCGTCGTCACGGACTGGCTGAAGTCCGAGGGCATGCAGGTGCCCTACGTCGCCACCAACCGGCTGCTGGTGCAGTTCGTGGGCACGGTGGGCCAGTTCAACAAGGCGTTCGGCGTGACGCTGCGAGTGCTGGAGCGAAAGTCGCCGCAAGGCGGAAATGATCCGCACGACGTCTACGGCCTCGTGGAGACCATCAAGGCCCCCACGTTCGTGCAGCAGCGCATCCACGCCGTCGTGGCGTTGGACCTGCCGGCGGAGACGGGCACGCTGCCCGGCGAGTTCGGACAGCCGTCCACGGAGCCGCCGAACCCCGTCAGCCGCGGCCTCACGCCACAGCAGGTGGCGCGCGCGTACAACGTGGACTCGATCTATCAGCAGGGCCACCAGGGCCAGGGCATGAAGCTGGGCGTGGTGATTGGCGCCAGCTTCCGGTGGAAGGACGTGCGCGCCTTCTGGAAGATGTGGGGCATCGAGCGCGAGGACCCCAAGGTCATCCAGACCATGGAGCCGCCCGTCACGCGCTACCGCGAAGGCACGCTGGACGTGGAGTGGGCCGCGGCGATGGCACCCAAGGCGGAGGTGCTCGTCTACATGGGCCCGGACGCGCGCAACACGTCCATGCTCTACACCTACAACGAGGCCATTGGCCGCGGCGAGGTGAGCGTCATCACCACGTCCTTCGCCCACCGCGAGGACTCCGAACCCAAAGCGGTGCATGAGGCCTACAGCCACGCCAGCACCATGGCCGCCGCGCTGGGCATCACCGTCGCGGCGGCGAGCGGCGACTCCGCGGGCGTGGACGTCCCGGGCAACAGCCCCTACGTCACCGCCGTGGGCGGCACGCAGTTGAAGATGAACGGCATGACGGTGACGGGCGAGACGGCCTGGTACTACTCCGGCTCCGGCATCACCCGCACCTTCGCCACGCCGGAATGGCAGAAGGGCCTGGTCCCGATGCCCGCCAAGCGCGCGGTGGTGGACGTCGCGCTGAACGCGGACACCGGCTACTGGTACACGTGGCTGGGCGTCACCACGCCCAACACCGGCACGTCGTTCTCCTCGCCCATCTTCGCGGGGATCATGACGGTGGTGAACGGCGCGCGCGCGGACGCGGCGAAGCCGAGGGTGGGCTGGCTCAACTCGCAGCTCTACACGCTGCCCGCGGTGCAGCAGACGTTCCGCGACATCACCGTGGGCGTCACCGACCGTCAGTACGAAGCCGGGCCGGGCTGGGACATCCCCACCGGCTGGGGCGCACCCGACGCGGAGGGACTGCTGCGGACCCTGCCCTGA